A stretch of the Capsicum annuum cultivar UCD-10X-F1 chromosome 8, UCD10Xv1.1, whole genome shotgun sequence genome encodes the following:
- the LOC107880004 gene encoding purple acid phosphatase 2-like, giving the protein MEGETMRVMYEPWFVQYKVDMVFAGHVHAYERTERISNVAYNVVNGECTPIKDQSAPIYVIIGDGGNLEGLATNMTEPQPAYSAFREASFGHATLAIKNRTHAYYSWHRNQDGYAVEADRLWVNNRFWHPVDECTAAKS; this is encoded by the exons ATGGAAGGAGAAACCATGAGAGTAATGTATGAGCCATGGTTTGTACAGTACAAAGTGGATATGGTTTTTGCAGGTCATGTTCATGCTTATGAACGAACG GAACGTATATCTAATGTGGCCTACAACGTCGTCAATGGAGAATGCACTCCTATTAAAGATCAATCTGCTCCAATTTATGTAATAATAGGCGATGGTGGAAATCTTGAAGGCCTAGCCACCAA CATGACAGAGCCGCAGCCAGCTTACTCTGCATTCCGCGAGGCCAGTTTTGGACATGCCACTCTTGCTATCAAGAATAGAACTCATGCTTATTATAGTTGGCATCGTAATCAAGATGGATATGCTGTGGAAGCCGATAGATTATGGGTAAACAACCGTTTCTGGCATCCAGTTGATGAGTGCACAGCAGCCAAATCATGA